One Kaistella polysaccharea DNA segment encodes these proteins:
- a CDS encoding efflux RND transporter periplasmic adaptor subunit encodes MKKRTLITIIAIIVIAGGLFLILQNNKKKNQAEVAIVAETNADVAVRTAVVKTEKISGEFTVNGTFLPNKQSMIASEINGQLIALNVKEGSYVRAGQSIGRLAGEKLNVNVGNAKANLAQAQSALSRYEAAYKTGGVTALQLDQARLQVKNARSQVQSAQLQSGDTNIISKISGIVNQKLVEVGAVLAPGTPIIEIVDISSVKLKVDVDQSLVSQLAVGNIVQVKPDVIEGTVEGRITFIAPSASGALKFPVEITVPNSFNKLRAGMYGSAMFNNKGENTVLVVPRDAFVGSVSDNLIFVVKDNIAYLTKVQAGTNYGDKVEVVSGLNEGDVIVTSGQINLSDKTKIRILK; translated from the coding sequence ATGAAAAAGAGAACTTTAATTACAATCATAGCCATCATCGTTATAGCGGGCGGACTTTTTTTAATTCTTCAAAATAATAAAAAGAAAAACCAAGCTGAGGTTGCTATTGTTGCAGAGACGAACGCCGATGTCGCCGTAAGAACTGCAGTAGTAAAAACAGAAAAGATTAGTGGTGAGTTTACAGTGAATGGTACTTTCTTACCAAACAAACAAAGTATGATTGCGTCTGAAATTAATGGACAATTAATCGCGCTGAATGTTAAAGAAGGCAGTTATGTAAGAGCCGGACAAAGCATCGGTAGACTTGCCGGAGAAAAATTAAACGTCAACGTTGGCAATGCAAAAGCCAATTTAGCCCAGGCGCAATCTGCATTAAGCCGATATGAAGCCGCTTATAAAACGGGTGGTGTGACTGCGTTGCAATTGGATCAGGCAAGACTTCAGGTAAAAAATGCGAGATCACAAGTTCAATCAGCGCAACTTCAATCTGGAGACACCAATATTATTTCAAAAATTAGCGGAATTGTCAATCAGAAATTGGTAGAAGTAGGGGCGGTTTTAGCGCCTGGAACACCAATTATCGAGATTGTGGATATATCATCCGTAAAGTTGAAGGTAGATGTTGATCAATCTTTAGTTAGCCAACTTGCAGTAGGAAATATAGTACAAGTAAAACCAGATGTTATTGAGGGAACGGTCGAAGGTAGAATCACTTTTATCGCACCATCCGCCTCAGGAGCTTTAAAATTTCCCGTGGAAATAACGGTTCCGAACAGTTTCAATAAACTGAGAGCGGGAATGTACGGAAGTGCAATGTTCAACAATAAAGGAGAAAATACGGTATTAGTTGTTCCGCGCGATGCCTTTGTAGGAAGTGTAAGTGACAATTTAATATTTGTTGTGAAAGACAATATTGCTTATTTGACCAAAGTACAGGCTGGTACCAATTACGGTGACAAAGTAGAAGTTGTAAGCGGTTTAAATGAAGGAGATGTTATTGTAACCAGCGGCCAAATCAATCTTTCCGACAAAACGAAAATCAGAATTTTAAAATAA